The Micropterus dolomieu isolate WLL.071019.BEF.003 ecotype Adirondacks unplaced genomic scaffold, ASM2129224v1 contig_13461, whole genome shotgun sequence DNA segment TGATGTAGGGCTGCACGGTATGACGGATATATATTCAATGTGCggtaacgttatatattgagatgacatatcacttgcaataaataaacatatattgtgTTTAAATATTAACTGCCTCATTGTTTTTAatctaatattttaaatacagctaaatgtttccAGAGCAGCAAcgttaatgtttacaacagcaaagtaactcaataacttgatctgacatcacaagtagtgagtgatgtttagaaagaataacatcagtccCTCCTcgtctctcgctggctgcaggtaagtctcgatagcagtatcgataagcttgaaccttattgattttcgggttttgagaattTTTGGAACCAGGTCCCCATCCCTATATTACACCAATTTTAATGTCCTCCAAATGCGTGTGCCATGTGACTTCTTATTTTGGTTCAGTCATAGAGTGATCACGCCTGCAACTTCGACTACATTTATTAAGCCAAGATggaatattataataataatattaaggGTGTGGATCCAAGGAATGAACAGTGGCTCAATAATCTAGGACTGAACTGTGGATTTGGTGTGTTGTTAAACCCTTAGTATAGAACTTTAAAGATGTGttctaattatatataatttatgatTTTTTAGATAGCTCGCTCCACCATGACATCTCACTTACTGCGTTTCTATCTGTTGatgtagagaaagagaggaagagatggactCAAACGTCATCGCTGTCAGCTCTGTGACACATCCTTCTCAAGATTTGAACATTTGAAGATTCATCagagagttcacactggagagaaaccgtacagctgtgcccaatgtgggaaaactttcCCTCAATTTAGttacctaaaaatccaccaacgtgttcacactggagagaaaccgtacagctgtgaacagtgtggaaaatcTTTCAGTACATCAGGTgccctaaaaatccaccaacgtgttcacactggagagaaaccgtacagctgtgaccagtgtgggaaatcTTTCAGTACATCAGGTgccctaaaaatccaccaacgtgttcacactggagagaaaccgtacagctgtgaacagtgtggaaaatcTTTCAGTACATCAGgtgacctaaaaatccaccaacgtgttcacactggagagaaaccgtacagctgtgcccaatgtgggaaaactttcactcaatcaAGTTACCTAAAactccaccaacgtgttcacactggagagagaccgtacagctgtgaccagtgtggaaaAAATTTCCCTCGATTAGgtgacctaaaaatccaccaacgtgttcacactggagagaaaccgtactggtgtgaacagtgtggaaaaactttcccTCAATTAGgtcacctaaaaatccaccaacgtgttcacactggagagaaactgtacagctgtgaacagtgtggaaaatcTTTCACTCAATCAAGttacctaaaaatccaccaacgtgttcacacgggagagaaaccgtacagctgtgaacagtgtggaaaatcTTTCACTCAATCAAGttacctaaaaatccaccaacgtgttcacactggagagaaaccgtacagctgtgaacagtgtggaaaaaattTCCCTCGATTAGGTGCCCTAAAactccaccaacgtgttcacactggagagaaaccgtactggtgcgaacagtgtggaaaaactttcactcaatTTGGTCACCTAAAAacccaccaacgtgttcacactggagagaaaccgtacagctgtgaccagtgtgggaaatcTCTCACTACATCAGGTGACCGGAAAATGCACCCTGGAGAGAAACCGCACTGCTGTGAACCATGTGAGAAAAGGGGGGTACAGGAACTGCCCGAGTAAAATGGGCAAGATTTAGGACATCTACAGTCTGACGTgtgtaaacttttttttcttttcccaagTTGAGCTGCCCAATGCAGGTCAGCAgcaccggaccttatgttgttcatgtccgctgtaGCCAATAAATGAAGGCGAAGGAgcgaggcgttctttccacaccTGTAAGTAGCttctgccattattgtgtcacagtctaagatgcaaagaacattgtccaTTGTAAACTTATGATAAAGGTTTTGGCACGTGGTAAATTAATTTCTTGCTAATGGTTGTGACAGGGTTTACATGTAAAGGCCTTTTCAGACAGCTTGGATAcgcggggtcgctctgcgctcctcataACTCAGGAAGTCAGACATATATCAACCGCATGGATATTCcggttgattttcaaaataaaacgcccTGTGCAGGCTGCCGATCGTGTACcaacaataaacagttaaaacagacaagaaGAAACAGTTAAACTATGTGGCCTACTATGTGTACCgtacttttaaatgtttgtttcctgtgtgaaacaaaaagtgatTTTAGTTTTGTAAGTAACCACAAGCCACGTTTAGACCAAAGGTACCCAGGACTTTTAAAGTAAGGACAAAAAAAACGTCATCAGACGGGTTACGTGTAGATGCAGATGTACGCATGCCTCCCATTTTTTGTGACCACACGGACATGTCCGCGCAGCAACTAGTGCAACCAGGGCACCAACTCTACTcatctactg contains these protein-coding regions:
- the LOC123966448 gene encoding zinc finger protein 239-like, which codes for RKRGRDGLKRHRCQLCDTSFSRFEHLKIHQRVHTGEKPYSCAQCGKTFPQFSYLKIHQRVHTGEKPYSCEQCGKSFSTSGALKIHQRVHTGEKPYSCDQCGKSFSTSGALKIHQRVHTGEKPYSCEQCGKSFSTSGDLKIHQRVHTGEKPYSCAQCGKTFTQSSYLKLHQRVHTGERPYSCDQCGKNFPRLGDLKIHQRVHTGEKPYWCEQCGKTFPQLGHLKIHQRVHTGEKLYSCEQCGKSFTQSSYLKIHQRVHTGEKPYSCEQCGKSFTQSSYLKIHQRVHTGEKPYSCEQCGKNFPRLGALKLHQRVHTGEKPYWCEQCGKTFTQFGHLKTHQRVHTGEKPYSCDQCGKSLTTSGDRKMHPGEKPHCCEPCEKRGVQELPE